A region of the Cannabis sativa cultivar Pink pepper isolate KNU-18-1 chromosome 3, ASM2916894v1, whole genome shotgun sequence genome:
GAACTATCAACCCCAACATCATTGTTCCACCTCAAAGTTAGTGTCTTAAGGTCCTTCTTAACCTTTAAATTAGCCTTTGAAGCCTCCATTGCATCATTAATATTTTCCAGGCCAGAAATCTCAAGCTCTCTACATAGATGTTCAGCATCTGCTAACTCTGTAATTTTAAATACATCATCGTTATGCTTGTCACACAATACTACTTTTGGTAAGATGTGCAAGTATTTCATCTCATTGATTCCTTTTGGCAACTCTTTCAGAGGTACACCTTTAATATCTAAGTAACGCAACTTGATCAAGCTTCCCATTTTCTTTGGTAACTGAGTAAGCTTTTCACACCGTGAAAGCAATAAAGTTTGTAAATTGTACAGACTGCAAACTGAATCAGGTAACTCTTCAATTTTAGTACTGGACAAATCCAAATACCTTAAATGTATCAAACTACCAATTGAATCAGGTAACTTCTTAAAAGAAGCCCAACTTAAAGAAAGCACTCTTAAACAACTTACCTTTGTAAGCAAGATCTCAAAGAGGACTGAGTAGTTTTTAGAGACTGGTCTTTCTTGAATCCAAGATGGCAATAATATAAAGGTACGCAAACAACTAGCTTTACTCAAGCTGCTAAGCTTGTTAAGTTTTTGATTGCTTCCCTTAAATGACATACGACGAACATTTGTTGAACATTTAATTAACTCATTGCTCAAATCTAATCTGGAACAAAAATCACCTGATACAAGTATGGCTAGATCATGTACGAGGTCATGCATTTGGAGTTGGGATTCATTCCACTTACTACTTGAATGTTGAAAGAAGGACCTTGATAAGAGATCTTCAAGGTATTCCTTTCCAAATTCCTCCATCTTTTTACTTTGTGTATCCATTGGCAGAAACCCTTCAGCCATCcataacaaaatcaatttttctcttttaaattcaTAATCTTTAGGAAATATGGAACAATAGGCAAAGCACTGCTTGAGATGTGTAGGTAAGTGACGATAGCTCAACCATAAAGCTGGAAGAATGGAACCCTCCTTCTTGTACAACTCCTCCCATGTGTCGCTATAGAGTATGTCCTCCCATTTTTCAGCATTTCGTTCACCACGTAAAAATCCACCAAGACATTTTATTGCCAACGGAAGACCTTTGCACTTGCCCACTATTTTTTTGCCAACCGCTTGCAACTCTTCAAAGTTGTTCTCATCAAAATTATTACCAAATGCATGTTTgacaaataatttccaacaatcatCATCCAACAAAGTTTGTAGATGATGAACACGTCCAGTGGCCATAGTGGAGGCAACAACTGTGCTTCGGGTAGTCACAATAATTTTACTTCCATTTGCTCCAGACTCAAAACAACTCTTCAAACTGTCCCACAAAGAATAAGACTCGTTCCACACATCGTCGTGAACAAACAAAAACTTCTTCCCCTTCAATGCTTCCTTCAGTCTCCTTCTGATTAGTTCATCAGAGCTCTGAGTATCGCATTTGTGGCCAGTGACTCCTTCATAGAGCTCTTTTGTTATCTTTGAAATGTTAAACTCATCTGACACAGTAACCCATACTTTTAGCTCAAAATGACTTTGAACTCTTTCATCATCATAAACAAGTTGTGCAAGAGTGGTTTTTCCCACACCACCCATCCCGACAATCGGGATCACAGAAATCTTGTTACTACCATCAACACCATCCGTTAGCAACAGATCAACAATGAGTTGTTTTTCAGCATCCCTCCCATAAACATCAGATTCCTCCACCAAAGGAGCAAGCGGCCTTGTTGAAGGTTTGTTGAGTGCACCTAATTCTCTCAGGCCAAGAGCATCCTTTTGATCAACCAGAATCTTCAGCTTGCGAAGGATCTCCATGGAATCAAGCTTAACAGATTTATCAAATTCAGACATGAAAAATGACAAAGATTTCATCTGGCTAAATACCTTGCTGGCGCTACTGCTTCCAGACTGATGATCATCTTCGAGCTTGGATCTTAGAGCTTCATAGTCAATCCTATCGAGCAAGTCATCAGCTTGATAGATGACATCTTGAAGCTTGAACAGCCACTTCCTAACCTCATCGTTTCGAAGTTGCTTCTCCTCAGCATCATTGAGCAGTACATTAGCTGATAACAACACAGTGTTCAGCTCATCTAGCTGATCCAAGATCACTTTCTTTCCCTGGAACAGCCGGGGTATGTCCACAGAGGCCAATCGTTCAAACAAGACCTGAAGTGAAGCAGAAAGTAGAGCACAGGTAAAAGATCAGCAGCCAATTTTCATTGTTGAGAAAAAGTAGTAATTAAGGAACAAAAGCTAATATATTTACCTGAAGTGAAGAAGATAGCAAAGCACCAGCAACTAGTTCAACAGCCATGTTTGGTAACCAATGGAGACACTTAGAGAGAGCAAATTATATTCAAGCTAAGAATTTAGTTTGATGAACAAGAGTGAAGGGAAGCCGTTTGAAATTAATTCagatatgtatattatatgattATTAGTAGGACAATAGTTTGTTtattatatgattatatatagaaAGCTGTGTTAGTGAGTTTCACTATTGTAAAAACCCAAGTTGAGCACACAGTGATCAATCTGGTATTGATAGTTTTTTGTtgctttttaatataataattaggggGCTGTGACTGTGTTAGTGGACTAGGCTTCAATGGTCCTTTTTTGTTCTtgtatctttttcttttgtttattattatagtGATGACTGTGCCCCAAATAAGTTGAGAGTTTCTATGGTGAATCACGTGTATAGTGTAATGGttgttttataatatttaatatataattgtttatataatataatcactTAAATTGTTTAGCTTTTAAGTAAGCTTATGATTTTAAATTAGTTAGAGAAAAGAGTTGTACTTTACTTGTATTATTATTCCTTCTAACACAATAGCAAAAACACATATTACCAAATGTGGCCTTTTATACAGCTCAAACTTGTTATCAATATAATTAGTTCATGTACAGAAATACACCACTATTTAACCTCTTCAAAACATTATTTGGTCACAATAAGGCCATAAAAGATCCAACTAAGCTCCACAATACAAGATGAAATTATCCAAAGCTGGATGAAGGAGGTCGATACCAGATCAACGGTCTTACTTAGGCGCCAACCGATTCGGATCTGAATTAAACTCTCTTTCACCATATCTTGTATTCCGAATCTATCATGTCTCTTTGATATTCCAGCATTCATGAAAGATAGTCGGCTTGTTTTTTCGTTGAGAAGGTAAAACTCGTGCTATGCTCCTTTGAAATATAATGCATTTGCAACACAGAGTAGTGGTGGTCCCAATCTTTCTCTCTCACACAAAATTTCTTTGATCAAACCTTTAGTCTCTTTTTCCACCAACAAATTCACATCTTTCTTAACTTGATCACcctatacatatacataacaAACAACATTTTGGATTAAAAGATTGTGATCAAGGCCAAAgtcagaaataaaatttaagtggGACAATTATCTATTTTTATAGTGAAATGTTAAAGGGTATTTATGGTGCCTAGCGCCCTTCATATTATGTCGGCGTTTGCAACCGAAAAGAGAGGGTTTGGAGTTGTTGgatcatcatcattattatcATCAGAGGTGGTGGAGAGTAGAAGATACATATTGCGGAAAAGGAAAAGAACAAAATGTGTTTTATTGAATGAATTAGTCTGAAATAC
Encoded here:
- the LOC133035557 gene encoding putative disease resistance RPP13-like protein 1, which codes for MAVELVAGALLSSSLQVLFERLASVDIPRLFQGKKVILDQLDELNTVLLSANVLLNDAEEKQLRNDEVRKWLFKLQDVIYQADDLLDRIDYEALRSKLEDDHQSGSSSASKVFSQMKSLSFFMSEFDKSVKLDSMEILRKLKILVDQKDALGLRELGALNKPSTRPLAPLVEESDVYGRDAEKQLIVDLLLTDGVDGSNKISVIPIVGMGGVGKTTLAQLVYDDERVQSHFELKVWVTVSDEFNISKITKELYEGVTGHKCDTQSSDELIRRRLKEALKGKKFLFVHDDVWNESYSLWDSLKSCFESGANGSKIIVTTRSTVVASTMATGRVHHLQTLLDDDCWKLFVKHAFGNNFDENNFEELQAVGKKIVGKCKGLPLAIKCLGGFLRGERNAEKWEDILYSDTWEELYKKEGSILPALWLSYRHLPTHLKQCFAYCSIFPKDYEFKREKLILLWMAEGFLPMDTQSKKMEEFGKEYLEDLLSRSFFQHSSSKWNESQLQMHDLVHDLAILVSGDFCSRLDLSNELIKCSTNVRRMSFKGSNQKLNKLSSLSKASCLRTFILLPSWIQERPVSKNYSVLFEILLTKVSCLRVLSLSWASFKKLPDSIGSLIHLRYLDLSSTKIEELPDSVCSLYNLQTLLLSRCEKLTQLPKKMGSLIKLRYLDIKGVPLKELPKGINEMKYLHILPKVVLCDKHNDDVFKITELADAEHLCRELEISGLENINDAMEASKANLKVKKDLKTLTLRWNNDVGVDSSKKELDVLEALRPHTNLEDLEIESYRGTTFSNWITDYAFSNLVSISLKDCKSCWFLPPLGRLPSLKDLTIEGCDSVLSIGDEIDSCGPLFSCLESLSIKYMLMWKEWSFGNEAILEEGQILFPRLKKLSLYKCPRLNIGLPCYLPSLVHLAIYDCEEMEVLLPRTIQQTVIAPLSLMEIVDCPVLESLLDWGSHSVVEEIWLWRTKALFENRSKWDLQRLSCLRLLNINGWEDESFPEEGLLPITLDAVGIQHCSNLETLNGKAFQQLTSLTHLYISNCERLRCLPEEGLPASLSKLDILDCPLVKQRCEKGGEDWPKIQHIEDVFLYSSCM